From a single Paraburkholderia sp. D15 genomic region:
- the hydA gene encoding dihydropyrimidinase — protein MTTLIRGGTIIDAENTYRADVLCADPQDGGTILQIGVDLEASAGATIVDAGGQYVMPGGIDPHTHMELPFMGTTASDDFYTGTAAGLSGGTTSIIDFVIPSPKQPLMDAFREWRGWAEKASADYGFHVAVTWWDESVYRDMGTLVHEHGVSSFKHFMAYKNAIMADDEVLVNSFSRSLELGALPTVHAENGELVFQLQRQLLAKGFTGPEAHPLSRPPEVEGEAANRAIRIAQVLGVPVYIVHVSSKDAVDAIARARSEGLRVFGEVLPGHLVIDEAVYRDPDWTRAAAHVMSPPFRSAEHREALWRGLQAGQLHTTATDHCVFCASQKAMGREDFTKIPNGCGGVEDRMAVLWHHGVNSGRLTPNEFVRITSTNAAQIFNLYPHKGAVRVGADADLVVWDPNASRTISVNTHHQKVDFNVFEGMTVQGVAMHTLTRGALAWTNGDLRAVRGAGRYLKRPPNPAYFDAIRVANKLKEPHPVER, from the coding sequence ATGACGACCCTGATTCGCGGCGGCACGATCATCGACGCGGAGAATACGTATCGTGCGGACGTACTGTGCGCGGACCCGCAGGACGGCGGCACGATCCTGCAGATCGGCGTGGACCTGGAGGCGTCGGCGGGCGCCACGATCGTCGATGCGGGCGGCCAGTACGTGATGCCCGGCGGTATCGATCCGCACACGCACATGGAACTGCCATTCATGGGCACCACGGCGAGCGACGACTTCTACACCGGCACGGCGGCGGGGCTGTCGGGCGGGACCACGAGCATCATCGATTTCGTGATTCCGAGTCCGAAGCAGCCGCTGATGGACGCCTTTCGCGAGTGGCGCGGCTGGGCGGAGAAAGCATCGGCGGATTACGGTTTTCACGTCGCGGTCACCTGGTGGGACGAGTCCGTCTATCGCGACATGGGCACGCTGGTGCACGAACACGGGGTGTCGAGCTTCAAGCACTTCATGGCCTACAAGAACGCGATCATGGCCGATGACGAAGTGCTGGTGAACAGCTTCTCGCGCTCGCTCGAACTCGGCGCGTTGCCCACCGTGCACGCGGAGAACGGCGAGCTGGTGTTCCAGTTGCAGCGTCAATTGCTGGCGAAGGGTTTTACCGGACCGGAAGCGCATCCGTTGTCGCGGCCGCCCGAGGTGGAGGGCGAGGCGGCCAACCGGGCGATCCGCATCGCCCAGGTGCTGGGTGTGCCGGTGTATATCGTGCACGTGTCGTCGAAAGACGCGGTCGACGCGATCGCGCGAGCCCGCAGCGAAGGTCTGCGTGTATTCGGCGAGGTGCTGCCGGGCCATCTGGTGATCGACGAAGCGGTGTATCGCGATCCCGACTGGACCCGCGCCGCCGCGCACGTGATGAGCCCGCCGTTCCGTTCGGCCGAGCATCGCGAAGCATTGTGGCGCGGCCTGCAGGCCGGTCAGTTGCATACCACGGCGACGGATCACTGCGTGTTCTGCGCGTCGCAGAAGGCCATGGGGCGCGAGGACTTCACGAAGATTCCGAACGGCTGCGGCGGCGTCGAGGATCGCATGGCGGTGCTGTGGCATCACGGCGTGAATAGCGGCCGGCTCACGCCGAACGAGTTCGTGCGCATCACATCGACGAACGCCGCGCAGATCTTCAACCTGTATCCGCACAAAGGCGCGGTGCGGGTCGGCGCGGATGCGGATCTGGTGGTGTGGGACCCGAATGCGAGCAGAACCATCTCGGTGAATACGCATCATCAGAAGGTCGACTTCAACGTGTTCGAGGGGATGACCGTGCAGGGCGTCGCCATGCATACGCTGACGCGCGGCGCGCTCGCGTGGACGAACGGCGACTTGCGCGCGGTGCGCGGCGCCGGGCGCTATCTGAAACGCCCGCCGAATCCCGCTTACTTCGACGCGATCCGTGTCGCGAATAAGCTCAAGGAGCCGCATCCGGTGGAGCGCTAG
- a CDS encoding NCS1 family nucleobase:cation symporter-1: protein MKQTAQPVEPQFAAGAQGSSLYNDDLAPTGVAQRTWRWYHFAALWVGMVMNIASYMLAAGLTEEGMSPWQAVATVLLGNLIVLVPMLLIGHAGAKHGIPYAVLVRSSFGTQGAKLPAMLRAIVACGWYGIQTWLGGSAIYTLLNILTGNALHGAALPFLDISLAQLACFLVFWALQIYFIVHGTDSIRWLESWSAPIKIVMCIALVWWATSKAGGVGAMLSAPSQFVAGGKKEGLFWATFWPGLTAMVGFWATLALNIPDFTRFAKTQRDQIVGQSIGLPVPMALLSVISVVVTSATVVIYGKAIWDPIDLTSRMTGIGVGVALIILTLDTMCCNLAANLVGPAYDFSSLWPKGISYRAGGMITATIAIVMMPWKILATTQGYIFTWLVGYSALLGPVAGILMVDYFLIRGTRLDPRALFDEHGEYSYAGGWNIGAVVALVVGVLPNLPGFLHTAFPASFPNVPAIFNTLYTYAWFVGLALASIVYSAWMKLSKGPSARTASA, encoded by the coding sequence ATGAAGCAGACAGCGCAACCCGTCGAGCCGCAGTTCGCGGCCGGCGCGCAGGGCAGCAGTCTTTACAACGACGACCTTGCGCCGACCGGCGTCGCGCAGCGCACATGGCGGTGGTATCACTTCGCCGCGCTGTGGGTGGGGATGGTGATGAACATCGCGTCGTACATGCTCGCGGCCGGCCTGACCGAAGAGGGCATGTCGCCGTGGCAGGCGGTCGCGACCGTGCTGCTCGGCAATCTGATCGTGCTGGTGCCGATGCTGCTGATCGGCCACGCCGGCGCGAAGCACGGCATTCCGTACGCGGTGCTGGTGCGCTCGTCGTTCGGCACGCAGGGCGCGAAACTGCCGGCCATGCTGCGGGCGATCGTCGCGTGCGGCTGGTACGGGATTCAGACATGGCTCGGCGGCAGCGCGATCTACACGCTGCTGAATATCCTGACCGGCAACGCGCTGCACGGCGCGGCGCTGCCGTTTCTCGACATCTCGCTCGCGCAGCTCGCGTGCTTCCTGGTGTTCTGGGCGTTGCAGATCTACTTCATCGTGCACGGCACCGATTCGATCCGCTGGCTCGAAAGCTGGTCCGCGCCGATCAAGATCGTGATGTGCATCGCGCTCGTGTGGTGGGCGACCTCGAAGGCGGGCGGGGTGGGCGCGATGCTGTCGGCGCCGTCGCAATTCGTCGCGGGCGGCAAGAAGGAAGGCCTGTTCTGGGCCACGTTCTGGCCCGGCCTCACGGCGATGGTCGGTTTCTGGGCGACGCTTGCGCTGAACATTCCCGACTTCACGCGCTTCGCCAAAACCCAGCGCGACCAGATCGTCGGCCAGTCGATCGGCCTGCCGGTGCCGATGGCGCTGCTCTCGGTGATTTCGGTGGTGGTCACCTCGGCGACGGTGGTGATCTACGGCAAGGCGATCTGGGACCCGATCGACCTGACGAGCCGCATGACCGGCATCGGCGTGGGTGTCGCGCTGATCATCCTGACGCTCGATACGATGTGCTGCAATCTCGCGGCCAATCTCGTCGGCCCGGCCTACGATTTTTCGAGCCTGTGGCCGAAGGGCATCTCGTATCGCGCGGGCGGCATGATCACCGCGACCATCGCGATCGTGATGATGCCGTGGAAGATTCTCGCCACCACGCAGGGCTACATCTTCACGTGGCTGGTCGGCTATTCGGCGCTGCTCGGTCCGGTGGCCGGCATCCTGATGGTCGACTACTTCCTGATTCGCGGCACCCGGCTCGATCCGCGCGCATTGTTCGACGAGCACGGAGAGTACAGCTACGCCGGCGGCTGGAACATCGGCGCGGTGGTCGCGCTCGTGGTCGGCGTGCTGCCGAATCTGCCGGGCTTCCTGCATACCGCGTTTCCCGCTTCGTTCCCGAACGTGCCGGCGATCTTCAATACGCTCTACACGTATGCGTGGTTCGTGGGACTCGCGTTGGCGTCGATCGTCTATAGCGCGTGGATGAAGCTGAGCAAGGGACCGAGCGCGCGCACGGCGAGCGCCTGA
- the preA gene encoding NAD-dependent dihydropyrimidine dehydrogenase subunit PreA, whose product MADLRCTIAGITSPNPFWLASAPPTDKAYNVNRAFEAGWGGVVWKTLGLDPHVVNVSSRYGAVQWNGQRIAGLNNIELITERPLDVNLREIAEVKRNWPDRAMIVSLMVPCNERDWKWILPLVEDTGADAVELNFGCPHGMSERGMGAAVGQVPEYVEMVTRWVKEGTKLPCLVKLTPNISDIRLGSRAAWKGGADGVSLINTINSIVAVDLDAMSPLPMVDGKGTHGGYCGPAVKPIALNMVAEIARDPETPNLPISGIGGISSWRDAAEFMVLGAGSVQVCTAAMHYGFRIVDDLADGLSNWMDEKGYATLDDFRGRAVPNVTDWKFLNLNYDIKARIDQDKCIQCGLCHIACEDTAHQAIMKEKDGVRHFEVMDSECVGCNLCLHVCPVEQCITMERVDQGGYANWTTHPNNPARVSAADAQAVPVTPATQAAA is encoded by the coding sequence ATGGCCGATCTGCGCTGTACGATTGCCGGCATTACCTCGCCGAATCCTTTCTGGCTCGCGTCCGCGCCGCCGACCGACAAAGCTTATAACGTGAACCGCGCGTTCGAGGCCGGTTGGGGCGGCGTGGTGTGGAAGACGCTTGGCCTCGACCCGCACGTGGTGAACGTCAGCTCGCGCTACGGCGCGGTGCAATGGAACGGTCAGCGCATCGCGGGGCTGAACAACATCGAACTGATTACCGAGCGGCCGCTCGACGTCAATCTGCGCGAGATCGCCGAGGTCAAGCGCAACTGGCCCGACCGCGCGATGATCGTCTCGCTGATGGTGCCGTGCAACGAACGCGACTGGAAGTGGATCCTGCCGCTCGTCGAGGACACCGGCGCCGACGCCGTCGAACTGAACTTCGGCTGCCCGCACGGCATGAGCGAGCGCGGCATGGGCGCGGCCGTCGGTCAGGTGCCGGAATATGTGGAGATGGTCACGCGCTGGGTGAAGGAAGGCACGAAGCTGCCGTGCCTCGTGAAGCTCACGCCGAACATCAGCGACATCCGGCTTGGCTCGCGTGCGGCCTGGAAGGGCGGCGCCGACGGCGTGTCGCTGATCAACACGATCAACTCGATCGTCGCGGTCGATCTCGACGCGATGTCGCCGCTGCCGATGGTCGACGGCAAGGGCACGCACGGCGGCTACTGCGGCCCGGCGGTCAAGCCGATCGCGCTGAACATGGTTGCGGAAATCGCCCGCGACCCGGAAACGCCGAACCTGCCGATCTCCGGCATCGGCGGCATTTCTTCGTGGCGCGATGCCGCAGAATTCATGGTGCTGGGCGCGGGCAGCGTGCAGGTCTGCACGGCGGCGATGCACTACGGCTTTCGCATCGTCGACGATCTCGCCGACGGTCTGTCGAACTGGATGGACGAGAAAGGCTATGCGACGCTCGACGATTTTCGCGGCCGCGCGGTGCCGAACGTCACCGACTGGAAGTTCCTGAACCTGAACTACGACATCAAGGCGCGCATCGATCAGGACAAGTGCATTCAATGCGGACTGTGCCATATCGCCTGCGAGGACACCGCGCACCAGGCGATCATGAAAGAAAAAGATGGCGTCCGGCATTTTGAAGTGATGGACTCCGAATGTGTCGGCTGCAATCTGTGCCTGCATGTGTGTCCGGTGGAGCAGTGCATCACGATGGAGCGCGTGGATCAGGGCGGGTACGCGAACTGGACCACGCATCCGAACAACCCGGCGCGCGTGAGCGCGGCCGACGCGCAGGCTGTACCCGTTACACCCGCTACCCAGGCAGCGGCGTGA